The Edaphobacter sp. 12200R-103 genome contains a region encoding:
- a CDS encoding GH92 family glycosyl hydrolase has translation MISRRRFLERSAAVCAASALPIDKLAFAATNGQKDEDPLQWVDPRIGTGGHGHCFPGAALPFGMVQLSPDTFNDGWDWCSGYHVSDSSIMGFSHTHLSGTGCGDLLDFLVMAGTGDAKLVPGDRSNPDEGYRSRFDHEEERTEPGYYSVTLKDYKVRAELTATERTGLHRYTFPASDKSYLILDLQHGYGPGEGPCDSAELRVVAPDTLAGGRRTSAWGKNRHAYFTLKVSKKPEKIVFYSDDKEVPAPAAGEDLKGKHLKCVLYFSTKANERILMKTGISGVDADGAAKNLAAEAPGWNFDKVRANAKQIWRRQISKMRVATANETHKHIFYTALYHLSLGPTLFDDVDGRYRGMDNEIHTLPAGQHQFSTFSLWDTFRAAHPTYTLIEQERVPLFMNALIRMAEQSPEGMPVWPLMSTETGTMTGYHSAAVISEACNKGFTGIDYEKAYSLMMKRAMVDDYRGLGYYRKLHYIPADKEGESVSKTFEYCYDDWSIAHVARKLGKNDDAQMLAKRSTNYRNYFDKSVGFMRPKLEDGNWTAPFNPIDMGHTKKWRDYTESNAWQTTFGVQHDAAGLIDLFGGREPFLTKLDQLFTVPSDLPEDAPPDIAGMVGQYAHGNEPSHHISYLYVYAGAPYKTQARVRSLLDTMYAAKPDGMQGNEDVGQMSAWYILSSLGFYPVDPVSGNYVLGSPLFESATLELSRGKKLEIVVDRKDPSHQYIQAFSLNGKEQKQAWFHHSEIADGAKLVFTMGPEPNTSFGTDPAVLPPSLKLA, from the coding sequence ATGATCAGTCGTAGAAGATTCCTGGAGCGGAGCGCTGCTGTCTGCGCTGCGAGCGCGTTACCCATCGATAAGCTGGCCTTTGCCGCCACAAACGGACAGAAAGACGAAGACCCCCTGCAGTGGGTCGATCCGCGCATCGGAACCGGTGGCCATGGGCACTGCTTCCCCGGTGCGGCGCTGCCGTTCGGCATGGTTCAACTCAGCCCCGACACCTTCAACGACGGCTGGGACTGGTGCTCCGGATACCACGTCTCCGACAGCTCCATCATGGGCTTCAGCCATACGCATCTCAGCGGTACCGGCTGCGGCGACCTTCTCGACTTCCTCGTCATGGCAGGCACAGGAGACGCAAAGCTCGTCCCCGGCGATCGCAGCAATCCCGATGAAGGCTATCGCTCGCGCTTCGATCACGAAGAGGAGCGCACGGAGCCCGGCTACTACTCCGTTACCCTCAAGGACTACAAGGTTCGCGCCGAGCTGACCGCGACCGAGCGCACGGGGCTGCATCGTTACACCTTCCCTGCAAGCGACAAGTCGTACCTGATCCTCGACCTGCAGCACGGCTATGGTCCGGGCGAAGGCCCCTGCGACTCAGCCGAGCTGCGCGTGGTCGCACCCGATACCCTGGCAGGTGGAAGACGCACCTCGGCATGGGGCAAGAACCGCCACGCCTACTTCACCCTGAAGGTCTCTAAGAAGCCCGAGAAGATCGTCTTCTACTCCGACGACAAGGAAGTTCCTGCGCCTGCAGCAGGCGAGGACCTGAAGGGGAAGCACCTCAAGTGCGTGCTCTACTTCTCCACCAAAGCCAATGAGCGCATTCTGATGAAGACCGGCATCTCGGGCGTCGATGCAGACGGCGCCGCGAAGAATCTCGCGGCCGAGGCTCCCGGCTGGAACTTCGACAAGGTCCGCGCAAATGCGAAGCAGATCTGGCGCCGCCAGATCTCGAAGATGCGGGTCGCCACGGCGAACGAGACCCACAAGCACATCTTCTACACGGCGCTCTATCATCTTTCGCTAGGCCCCACACTCTTCGACGACGTCGACGGCCGCTATCGCGGAATGGACAACGAGATTCACACCCTTCCTGCGGGCCAGCATCAGTTCTCCACCTTTTCGCTGTGGGATACCTTCCGCGCGGCCCATCCGACCTATACGCTCATCGAACAGGAGCGTGTCCCCTTATTTATGAACGCCCTCATTCGCATGGCAGAGCAGAGTCCGGAAGGCATGCCCGTGTGGCCCCTGATGTCGACCGAAACCGGCACCATGACGGGCTACCACTCGGCTGCGGTCATCTCCGAGGCGTGCAACAAGGGCTTTACCGGCATCGACTACGAGAAGGCATACAGCCTGATGATGAAGCGTGCGATGGTCGATGACTACCGTGGCCTCGGCTACTATCGCAAGCTGCACTATATCCCCGCCGACAAAGAGGGAGAGTCTGTCTCGAAGACCTTCGAGTACTGCTACGACGACTGGTCCATCGCGCACGTCGCCCGCAAACTGGGCAAGAACGACGACGCCCAGATGCTCGCGAAACGCTCCACCAACTACCGCAACTACTTCGACAAGTCGGTCGGCTTCATGCGTCCCAAGCTCGAGGACGGCAACTGGACGGCTCCCTTCAACCCCATCGACATGGGGCACACGAAGAAGTGGCGCGACTACACCGAATCGAACGCCTGGCAGACGACCTTCGGCGTGCAGCACGACGCTGCCGGCCTGATCGATCTCTTCGGTGGTCGTGAGCCATTCCTCACCAAGCTCGACCAGCTCTTCACCGTACCGAGCGATCTTCCCGAGGACGCTCCGCCGGACATCGCGGGCATGGTTGGCCAATACGCGCACGGCAACGAGCCTTCGCACCACATCTCGTACCTCTACGTCTACGCCGGTGCACCGTACAAGACCCAGGCACGTGTCCGCAGCTTGCTGGATACGATGTACGCCGCCAAGCCCGACGGAATGCAGGGCAACGAGGACGTGGGCCAGATGTCGGCCTGGTACATCCTCAGCTCGCTCGGCTTCTATCCCGTCGATCCCGTCAGCGGAAACTACGTCCTGGGTTCGCCGCTCTTTGAGAGCGCGACGCTTGAGCTCTCCCGCGGCAAGAAGCTGGAGATCGTTGTCGATCGCAAGGACCCCTCACATCAATACATCCAGGCCTTCTCGCTGAATGGTAAGGAACAGAAACAGGCGTGGTTCCATCATTCCGAAATCGCTGATGGAGCAAAGCTCGTCTTCACGATGGGCCCGGAACCGAATACATCGTTCGGTACGGATCCTGCCGTCCTTCCGCCTTCCCTCAAGCTCGCGTGA
- a CDS encoding copper homeostasis protein CutC: MKHDITFELCAESLQACLAAGEGGAARIELCSALSEDGLTPSHALIRAAVERSGLPVYVLLRPRAGGFVYSPDEFALIREDLLHARSLGATGFVVGVLHPDATIDIERTYELVELAAPLEVTFHGAFDLTPSLDDALEDVVATGCRRILTSGGERDVVAGAANLHRLVQLAADRIAIAAGGGLRIENAAAVARQSRAHHFHGSLLRRPANTFTHKEGAALPSGSKLASSVHPEGIRALLQELRSVEHPEP; the protein is encoded by the coding sequence GTGAAGCACGACATCACCTTCGAGCTCTGCGCTGAGAGCCTGCAGGCCTGTCTGGCTGCAGGCGAAGGCGGAGCCGCTCGAATCGAGTTATGCTCGGCGCTCAGCGAAGACGGTCTGACGCCGAGCCACGCTCTCATCCGGGCCGCTGTCGAACGCAGCGGCCTTCCCGTTTATGTCCTCTTACGTCCTCGCGCAGGCGGCTTTGTCTACAGCCCCGATGAATTCGCACTTATCCGCGAAGACCTTCTTCACGCACGTTCTCTCGGAGCCACCGGCTTCGTCGTAGGTGTGCTTCACCCCGATGCCACAATCGACATCGAGCGCACGTATGAGTTGGTGGAACTGGCCGCGCCTCTCGAGGTCACCTTCCACGGGGCCTTCGACCTCACGCCCTCCCTCGACGACGCACTCGAAGATGTTGTCGCGACAGGATGCCGCAGAATCCTGACCTCAGGCGGAGAACGGGATGTAGTCGCTGGAGCCGCGAACCTCCACAGGCTGGTCCAGCTTGCCGCTGACCGTATCGCGATTGCCGCAGGCGGAGGTCTGCGAATCGAAAATGCGGCTGCAGTCGCGCGGCAGTCCAGGGCGCACCACTTTCACGGCAGCCTGCTTCGCCGGCCGGCAAATACCTTCACGCATAAAGAAGGCGCTGCGTTGCCCTCGGGGTCAAAGCTCGCGTCGTCTGTTCATCCGGAAGGCATCCGCGCCCTCCTTCAGGAGCTACGCAGCGTAGAGCACCCAGAACCGTAA
- a CDS encoding YbaY family lipoprotein produces the protein MRVHLPMAVTLAYCLVLSCPAPGLAQGQLAVDGTATYRERMALPPDAVFEATLTDVSRADAAGQAVGQTRIEQPGNPPFHFSIPYDPGQIQPNHIYAVRGRIVEGNRVLFTSSQRYQVLTQGHGSEIGMMMMQRVQGSGQTEPAAVPLRETYWKLEEIAGKAVSPAEQQREAHLIFSAQGGRVSGSGGCNRIAGSYEVSGASLQFRGVASTRMACARGMETESRFLGSLEQVRRWKISGRELQLLGSDDTVLLSLTAQPQ, from the coding sequence ATGAGAGTTCATCTTCCAATGGCCGTAACACTGGCGTACTGCCTGGTTCTGTCCTGCCCAGCGCCGGGTCTGGCCCAGGGGCAACTGGCGGTTGACGGGACAGCGACCTATCGTGAACGGATGGCTCTTCCTCCGGACGCAGTCTTTGAGGCGACGCTGACCGACGTTTCGCGGGCGGACGCTGCAGGGCAGGCCGTGGGGCAGACGCGAATCGAGCAGCCGGGCAATCCCCCCTTCCATTTCAGCATTCCGTACGATCCTGGGCAGATTCAGCCGAACCATATCTATGCGGTTCGCGGCCGAATCGTTGAAGGCAATCGCGTCCTGTTTACGAGCAGCCAGCGTTATCAGGTTCTGACACAAGGACACGGAAGCGAGATCGGGATGATGATGATGCAGCGTGTGCAGGGATCCGGGCAGACTGAGCCGGCGGCGGTTCCTCTGCGTGAGACTTACTGGAAGCTGGAGGAGATCGCCGGAAAGGCCGTCTCTCCGGCAGAGCAGCAGCGGGAGGCGCACCTGATCTTCAGCGCGCAGGGCGGCCGCGTCTCGGGTTCCGGAGGATGCAATCGGATTGCAGGATCCTATGAGGTCAGTGGTGCGTCGCTGCAGTTTCGAGGCGTCGCTTCGACCAGGATGGCCTGCGCGCGCGGGATGGAGACGGAGTCAAGGTTTCTAGGCTCGTTGGAGCAAGTGCGTCGCTGGAAGATCTCCGGAAGAGAGCTGCAACTGCTGGGCAGCGATGACACGGTGCTTCTGAGTCTTACGGCACAGCCACAGTGA
- a CDS encoding S41 family peptidase → MAPRTRRTLLAATVFLATCGVAGTFINQRVDAQSATDESTLRDSLRSFTNVYSLVEQNYADKMTQDKADKAIYDGAIPGMLHVLDPHSNFYDPKAYAQMREDQHGRYYGVGMTIQPQPDPNAKNGTKIVVVYPFENTPSFRAGIRPGDTILTVDGKSTDGMDTAAVASLLKGPRNTHVRVTMAREGSAKPLEFDLVRDEVTRPSVDLAFLIRPGIGYMHVTNFMETTSREVGDALDRFGNIKGLVIDLRGNPGGLLNEAVNMSDKFLQKGQIVVSQRGRAFPDQVYRAAHGSDSKFPIVVLVNRNTASAAEIVSGALQDHDRALIVGETTFGKGLVQTVFQTSENTGLALTTYHYYTPSGRLIQRNYNHVSLYDYYYVRDNGSQKDKANREVKLTDSGRTVYGGGGITPDEAIENYKTNRFQDSLLQNLAFFKFTQHYMAAHNSVSKDFTVDDAVLQEFKTFLKSQNIDYTDQDIAGVEDWVKESIKSDLFTTQFGQLEGLKVRAEWDPQIAKAITYIPAAESLQEHLKLALKTNPAHN, encoded by the coding sequence ATGGCACCCCGCACACGTCGCACCCTGCTCGCCGCCACTGTCTTTCTGGCCACCTGTGGGGTGGCCGGCACATTCATTAACCAGAGGGTGGATGCGCAGTCGGCAACCGATGAATCGACCCTGCGCGACAGTCTGCGAAGCTTTACCAACGTCTACTCGCTGGTGGAGCAGAACTATGCCGACAAGATGACCCAGGACAAGGCGGATAAGGCCATCTACGATGGCGCCATTCCAGGCATGCTGCACGTGCTCGACCCGCACTCGAACTTCTACGATCCCAAGGCATACGCCCAGATGCGCGAGGATCAGCATGGAAGGTACTACGGCGTGGGGATGACTATCCAGCCGCAACCCGATCCGAATGCGAAGAACGGAACCAAGATTGTGGTCGTGTACCCGTTTGAGAACACGCCCTCGTTCCGCGCTGGGATCAGGCCGGGCGACACGATTTTGACGGTGGATGGCAAGAGCACGGATGGCATGGATACGGCGGCGGTCGCCTCGCTTCTGAAGGGTCCCCGTAACACTCATGTGCGCGTCACGATGGCCCGTGAAGGGTCTGCCAAGCCGCTGGAGTTCGACCTGGTCCGCGATGAGGTAACCCGCCCTTCGGTCGATCTCGCCTTCCTGATCCGGCCCGGTATCGGCTACATGCACGTTACCAACTTCATGGAGACGACAAGCCGCGAGGTGGGCGATGCATTGGACCGCTTTGGAAATATCAAGGGGCTGGTGATCGATCTGCGCGGCAATCCAGGCGGCCTGCTGAACGAGGCCGTCAATATGAGCGACAAGTTCCTGCAGAAGGGACAGATCGTCGTCTCGCAGCGTGGACGCGCCTTCCCCGACCAGGTTTACCGGGCGGCTCATGGTTCCGACTCCAAGTTCCCGATCGTCGTGCTGGTGAATCGCAATACGGCTTCGGCGGCAGAGATCGTATCGGGCGCCCTGCAGGACCATGATCGCGCCCTGATCGTAGGAGAGACGACCTTCGGCAAGGGGCTGGTGCAGACCGTCTTCCAGACGTCAGAGAACACCGGGCTGGCGTTGACGACCTACCACTACTACACGCCTTCAGGACGCCTGATCCAGCGCAACTATAATCACGTTTCGCTGTACGACTACTACTACGTTCGCGACAACGGATCGCAGAAGGACAAGGCCAATCGCGAGGTAAAGCTGACGGATTCGGGGCGCACGGTGTACGGTGGCGGCGGAATTACTCCAGATGAGGCGATTGAAAACTACAAGACCAACCGCTTCCAGGATTCGCTGCTGCAGAACCTTGCCTTCTTCAAGTTCACGCAGCACTACATGGCGGCGCACAACTCGGTCAGCAAAGACTTCACGGTGGATGACGCTGTTCTGCAGGAGTTCAAGACCTTCCTGAAGTCGCAGAACATCGACTACACCGATCAGGACATCGCCGGAGTGGAAGACTGGGTGAAGGAGAGCATCAAGAGCGATCTGTTCACGACCCAGTTTGGACAACTGGAGGGCCTGAAAGTACGCGCCGAGTGGGACCCGCAGATTGCCAAGGCGATCACGTATATACCTGCGGCGGAGAGCCTGCAGGAACACCTGAAGCTGGCGCTGAAGACAAATCCTGCGCACAACTAG
- a CDS encoding peptidylprolyl isomerase produces MTFRISQFRAVCSFSLLILPVAALAQAPRYQSPLAVPNEPQQQITLPTPAAITPDGVVVEDVIARVNDRIISRSDMERSIQQLAAENQQNRVPEAEAEDRQKNLLRDMVDQQLLLSRAKELGLNADAEVIRRLDEIRKQNHMDSMEALEKAAAQQGVSFEDFKANIRNGILTQQVVRDEVGRHIQMTQGTEQAYYEAHKNEFAQPEQVHLSEILIPTPADASDAVVAQAQAKADSIAEKIKGGADFAEMAKQNSGGPTASQGGDLGLFKRGALAKVLEDQTFSLPTGGVTAPIRTRQGFVILKVTDHQQAGVPALKDIEPQIQEAIYMKQIQPALRAYLTKLREDAYIDIKPGFVDTGASPNQTKPVFSAYAPPAPKKKKAEKQRFDRGGRFSTVSKEKTAAPATGAAATASAAAPAVSATPSAAPKQQAALNASKPKKIKREKVRFGQAPRNALPPGQQETAEGEGAGMASSPQAADSGAAVAPGTAIAPLENSAQLSNEDPLAPKPEHENKTRYAYRSRTEAQEKAAKKQAVVKQKAAFTPAPASNQETEDRKEQSAPLGLNGDTATKKKKIRQKGAPKERLQNQPTAPAPPPPPPAPTVNPDLGATPEGLTPTPPPAPQPAQPQN; encoded by the coding sequence ATGACCTTTAGAATCTCGCAGTTCAGGGCGGTATGCAGCTTCAGTCTGCTGATACTGCCGGTTGCGGCCCTGGCACAGGCGCCGCGCTACCAGAGTCCGCTCGCCGTCCCCAATGAGCCTCAGCAACAGATCACCCTTCCCACTCCCGCTGCCATCACCCCGGATGGGGTCGTTGTCGAAGATGTGATTGCGCGTGTCAACGACCGCATCATCAGCCGCAGCGACATGGAGCGCAGCATCCAGCAGCTCGCGGCGGAAAATCAGCAGAATCGGGTTCCTGAGGCCGAGGCAGAGGATCGTCAGAAGAACCTGCTCCGCGACATGGTCGACCAGCAGCTGCTGCTCTCGCGTGCCAAGGAACTCGGGCTCAATGCCGATGCCGAGGTCATCCGCCGGCTGGATGAGATCCGTAAGCAGAACCACATGGATTCGATGGAGGCCCTCGAGAAGGCCGCTGCCCAGCAGGGCGTCTCCTTTGAGGATTTCAAGGCCAATATCCGCAATGGGATTCTGACCCAGCAAGTCGTTCGCGACGAGGTGGGACGCCACATCCAGATGACCCAGGGTACCGAGCAGGCTTACTACGAGGCTCATAAGAACGAGTTCGCCCAGCCCGAGCAGGTCCATCTGAGCGAGATTCTGATCCCCACCCCGGCGGACGCCAGCGATGCCGTCGTCGCCCAGGCCCAGGCCAAGGCCGACTCCATTGCAGAGAAGATCAAGGGTGGAGCTGACTTCGCAGAGATGGCAAAGCAGAACTCCGGCGGCCCGACCGCTTCGCAGGGAGGCGACCTCGGCCTCTTCAAGCGCGGAGCTCTCGCGAAGGTACTGGAAGACCAGACCTTCTCCCTCCCCACGGGTGGGGTCACGGCTCCCATTCGCACCCGGCAAGGCTTTGTCATCCTCAAGGTGACTGACCACCAGCAGGCTGGCGTTCCGGCCCTCAAGGACATTGAACCGCAGATTCAGGAAGCCATCTACATGAAGCAGATCCAGCCTGCTCTGCGTGCGTACCTGACCAAGCTGCGGGAAGATGCCTACATCGATATCAAGCCTGGCTTTGTGGACACTGGCGCCAGCCCCAACCAGACCAAGCCGGTCTTCAGCGCATACGCTCCTCCGGCCCCCAAAAAGAAGAAGGCAGAAAAGCAGCGTTTTGATCGCGGCGGGCGTTTCTCCACGGTAAGCAAGGAGAAGACAGCCGCTCCAGCAACTGGTGCCGCAGCGACTGCTTCCGCCGCCGCCCCGGCAGTTTCCGCTACCCCCTCCGCAGCTCCAAAGCAGCAGGCTGCTCTGAACGCGTCCAAGCCGAAGAAGATCAAGCGCGAGAAGGTGCGTTTCGGTCAGGCTCCGCGCAATGCTCTTCCTCCCGGCCAGCAGGAAACTGCCGAGGGTGAAGGCGCCGGTATGGCCTCGTCCCCGCAGGCTGCCGACTCCGGAGCCGCTGTTGCTCCGGGAACCGCAATCGCTCCTCTGGAGAACTCGGCCCAGCTGTCGAACGAGGATCCGCTTGCTCCGAAGCCGGAGCACGAGAACAAGACCCGCTACGCCTACCGGTCCCGTACCGAGGCCCAGGAGAAGGCTGCAAAGAAGCAGGCCGTCGTCAAGCAGAAGGCCGCCTTCACCCCGGCTCCTGCCTCGAACCAGGAGACCGAGGACCGCAAAGAGCAGTCTGCCCCTCTCGGCCTGAATGGCGACACGGCCACAAAGAAGAAGAAGATTCGGCAAAAGGGAGCTCCCAAGGAGAGGTTGCAGAATCAGCCCACTGCTCCAGCGCCCCCGCCGCCGCCTCCCGCTCCTACGGTCAACCCCGACCTCGGTGCTACTCCGGAGGGTCTGACGCCGACGCCGCCACCGGCTCCCCAACCCGCCCAGCCACAGAACTAG
- a CDS encoding 3'-5' exoribonuclease YhaM family protein: MKDFFIADAPRFENAAVTSYFVLSSLQIRDRRTGGQFLSVTLTDKTGSMPAVMWDDFQESITPCSEGCYVKVQGQISRYQNKFQMALQRLRFAAETEIDPADYLPMTHFDIDAMWEELRGYVLNFANADLRRLVFAFLDDPEIAAAYRVAPAAKILHHAWIGGLLEHVVTLVRVCLATAPFYPEVDPDLLVTGAILHDIGKIRELHWKSSFGYTLEGQLIGHINIAQGMLADKFRQLDPFPQKLRVLVEHMILSHHGKYEFGSPKLPMTPEALLLNTLDDLEAKMQTLRNAFASAAAQGRGAGEVTDWVRSMERPLFNSRAYLTEGATPEEDITAAAGERTVDEPVVREDAVEEPGVVTEPAGGSLFD; encoded by the coding sequence ATGAAAGATTTTTTTATTGCGGACGCTCCCCGCTTCGAGAATGCGGCCGTCACGTCCTACTTTGTTCTGTCTTCGTTGCAGATTCGTGATCGGCGCACCGGTGGGCAGTTTCTGTCTGTCACCCTGACCGACAAGACCGGTTCGATGCCCGCAGTCATGTGGGACGACTTTCAGGAGTCAATCACTCCCTGTTCTGAGGGCTGCTACGTCAAGGTGCAGGGCCAGATCTCCAGGTATCAGAACAAGTTCCAGATGGCCCTTCAGCGGCTCCGCTTCGCCGCCGAGACGGAGATCGATCCGGCTGACTATCTTCCGATGACTCACTTCGACATCGATGCCATGTGGGAGGAGTTGCGTGGCTACGTCCTGAACTTTGCCAACGCCGATCTTCGGCGTCTTGTATTCGCGTTCCTGGATGATCCTGAGATCGCGGCGGCCTATCGGGTCGCACCCGCAGCCAAGATCCTCCACCACGCCTGGATCGGCGGCCTATTGGAGCATGTGGTGACCCTGGTTCGGGTATGCCTCGCGACCGCGCCGTTCTACCCGGAGGTAGACCCCGACCTGCTGGTGACCGGGGCCATCCTGCACGATATCGGCAAGATTCGCGAGCTGCACTGGAAGTCGAGCTTCGGCTACACCCTTGAGGGACAGTTGATCGGCCATATCAATATTGCCCAGGGTATGCTGGCTGATAAGTTCCGCCAACTGGACCCCTTCCCGCAGAAGCTGCGTGTGTTGGTGGAGCACATGATCCTCTCCCATCATGGAAAGTATGAGTTCGGCTCGCCCAAGCTGCCGATGACCCCCGAAGCCCTGCTGCTGAATACGCTGGACGATCTCGAGGCCAAGATGCAGACCCTGCGGAATGCCTTTGCCAGCGCCGCCGCCCAGGGCAGGGGAGCGGGAGAGGTGACCGACTGGGTGCGCTCGATGGAGCGGCCGCTCTTCAACTCAAGGGCTTATCTAACGGAAGGAGCCACCCCTGAGGAGGATATTACTGCTGCCGCAGGCGAGAGAACGGTGGATGAGCCAGTGGTTCGGGAAGATGCGGTGGAGGAACCCGGCGTTGTCACGGAACCAGCAGGTGGCAGCCTCTTCGACTAG
- the aroC gene encoding chorismate synthase yields the protein MLRFSTAGESHGESLVALVSGLPAGVPVDQEFISHELWRRQRGYGRGGRMRIERDSAHILSGVRHGKTIGSPVAMTIANNDWKNWTEILPIEEGDPSKHKAVASPRPGHADLAGALKYNFHDARYVLERASARESSARVASGALAKLLLRELDVHVLSHVIRVGKAELSRPAQWDEIVALSQKEEILLNCVDPGDEARMKAEVDAVLRTGDTVGGVFEVVVHGLPPGVGTHVNWDERLDGLLAQAVMSLQAVKAVEIGRGVTAAESLGSTVHDAIGYEGSDERFTKFSREHNNAGGIEGGISNGEDVVVRGYLKPISTLRRPLGSVSFETREPVKAAYERSDVCVVPAAGVASEAMVALTVARLVLEKFGGDSLGELRRNYKGYLEQIRAY from the coding sequence ATGCTTCGATTTTCCACAGCAGGTGAGAGCCACGGCGAGAGTCTCGTCGCCCTGGTGAGCGGTCTTCCAGCCGGGGTGCCGGTCGATCAGGAGTTCATCAGCCACGAGTTGTGGCGCCGCCAGCGGGGGTATGGCCGCGGCGGGCGCATGCGCATCGAGCGGGACAGCGCGCATATTCTCTCCGGGGTCCGTCATGGAAAGACCATCGGCTCGCCGGTTGCGATGACCATCGCCAACAATGACTGGAAGAACTGGACCGAGATCCTTCCCATCGAGGAAGGTGATCCGTCGAAGCACAAGGCCGTAGCTTCACCGCGTCCCGGGCATGCCGACCTGGCTGGAGCTTTAAAGTACAACTTCCATGATGCTCGCTATGTCCTTGAAAGGGCTAGCGCTCGCGAATCCAGTGCCCGAGTGGCTTCAGGTGCCCTCGCAAAGCTGCTTCTGCGCGAGCTTGACGTTCATGTGCTCTCCCATGTGATCCGGGTGGGTAAGGCGGAGCTGTCACGACCGGCACAGTGGGATGAGATTGTCGCTCTGTCGCAGAAGGAAGAGATCCTGCTGAACTGTGTCGATCCTGGGGACGAGGCGCGCATGAAGGCGGAGGTCGATGCCGTTCTTCGCACCGGCGACACGGTAGGCGGTGTCTTTGAGGTCGTCGTTCACGGTCTGCCTCCGGGAGTTGGAACCCACGTCAACTGGGACGAGCGGCTGGACGGTCTGCTGGCGCAGGCTGTGATGAGCCTGCAGGCGGTCAAGGCGGTGGAGATTGGCCGAGGGGTTACGGCGGCCGAGTCGCTTGGCTCGACCGTGCATGATGCTATCGGCTATGAGGGAAGCGACGAGAGGTTTACGAAGTTTTCCCGCGAGCACAACAATGCCGGTGGGATCGAGGGCGGCATCTCAAACGGTGAGGATGTCGTGGTGCGCGGCTATCTGAAGCCGATCTCGACCCTGCGCCGACCGCTGGGGAGCGTGAGCTTCGAGACACGTGAGCCGGTGAAGGCTGCGTACGAGCGGTCGGACGTCTGTGTGGTGCCCGCGGCTGGTGTGGCCTCAGAGGCCATGGTGGCCCTGACCGTAGCGCGGCTGGTGCTGGAAAAGTTCGGAGGCGACTCCCTGGGAGAGTTGCGGAGGAACTACAAAGGCTATCTTGAACAGATAAGAGCGTACTGA
- the def gene encoding peptide deformylase — MAKKIKVHEIVKYPDPVLAKRGEDVTEFGEDLKTLVEEMFESMYAAHGIGLAAPQIGLSKRLTVIDVSFKKVPADKLVLINPEIVEREGKQFEEEGCLSLPEIREKVNRAAKVRVRAQNVEGEWFEVEGEELLARALQHEIDHLDGVLFIDRLSRLKRDLVHRRIKKMQKNGEW, encoded by the coding sequence GTGGCAAAAAAGATCAAAGTCCATGAGATCGTGAAGTATCCCGATCCTGTCCTGGCGAAGCGGGGCGAGGACGTGACGGAGTTTGGGGAAGACCTGAAGACGCTGGTGGAGGAGATGTTCGAGTCGATGTATGCGGCTCATGGCATTGGCCTGGCTGCGCCGCAGATTGGCCTGTCGAAGCGGCTTACGGTGATCGACGTCAGCTTCAAGAAAGTTCCCGCCGATAAGCTGGTCCTCATCAACCCCGAGATCGTCGAGCGGGAGGGCAAGCAGTTTGAGGAAGAGGGCTGCCTGTCTCTGCCGGAGATCCGGGAGAAGGTGAACCGCGCTGCGAAGGTGAGGGTTCGCGCCCAGAACGTCGAAGGTGAGTGGTTCGAGGTGGAGGGCGAGGAACTGCTGGCACGTGCCCTGCAGCACGAGATCGATCACCTGGACGGCGTTCTGTTTATCGATCGGCTGAGCCGTCTGAAGCGTGATCTTGTACATCGCAGGATCAAGAAGATGCAGAAGAACGGCGAGTGGTAG